GACGTCATGGACTACGCCCGGGCCGGGGCCGACGCGGTGCTCGTAGGCGAGGCCCTCGTGACCGACGACGCACCGCGCGAGTCGGTCGCCGACCTCGTCGCGGCGGGCTCGCACCCGTCGCTGCGGGCGGTGCGCCAGTGACCGGCCGCCCGGACCTGCCCGAGGGCGGCGCCGCGCAGGCGCTGCGCGAGGCGATGGCGGTCGCCGGTCCGCTCAGCACGCACCAGGGGCCCTACTTCGGCGACTTCGGTGGCCGGTTCGTCCCCGAGGCGCTCATCGCGGCCCTCGACGAGCTCGACACGGCGTACCACAAGGCGGTCGCCGACCCGGCGTTCGGCGCCGAGCTCGCACGCCTGCACAAGACCTACACGGGCCGCCCGAGCCCGCTGACGGAGGTCCCGCGCTTCGCGCGCCATATCGGCCAGGGCGTCCGGGTGTTCCTCAAGCGCGAGGACCTGAACCACACGGGCTCGCACAAGATCAACAACGTGCTCGGGCAGGCGCTGCTCGTCAAGCGCATGGGCAAGACGCGCGTCATCGCCGAGACCGGCGCCGGCCAGCACGGCGTCGCGACCGCCACGGCGGCGGCGCTCATGGACCTCGAGTGCACGGTGTACATGGGCGAGGAGGACACGCAGCGCCAGGCCCTCAACGTCGCGCGGATGCGGCTGCTCGGCGCCGAGGTCGTCCCGGTGACGATCGGGGCGCGCACGCTCAAGGACGCGATCAACGAGGCGCTGCGCGACTGGGTCGCGAACGTCGACACCACGCACTACCTGCTCGGCACGGTGACCGGCCCGCACCCGTTCCCCGAGATGGTGCGCGACTTCCACAAGGTCATCGGCGAGGAGGCCAAGCTCCAGCTCGCCGACGAGATCGGCCGGCTGCCCGACGCCGTCGCGGCGTGCGTGGGCGGCGGCTCGAACGCGATGGGCATCTTCAACGCGTTCCTCGACGACCCGGGCGTGCGGCTCTTCGGCTTCGAGGCGGGCGGCGAGGGCGTCGACTCCGGCCGGCACGCGTCGCGGTTCAACGGCGGCACGCCGGGCGTCCTGCACGGCGCGAAGTCCTACCTCCTGCAGGACGAGGACGGCCAGACGCTCCCGAGCCACTCGATCTCCGCCGGCCTGGACTACCCGAGCGTCGGTCCCGAGCACTCGTGGCTGCACGACATCGGGCGCGCCGAGTACCGGCCCGTCACCGACGTCGAGGCCATGGACGCGTTCCGGGTGCTGTGCCGGACGGAGGGGATCATCCCCGCGATCGAGTCGGCGCACGCGCTCGCGGGGGCGATCAAGCTGGGCCAGGAGGCGCGCGGGTGGGACGTGCCCGACGGCGCGGACCCGGTGATCCTGGTCAACCTGTCCGGTCGCGGGGACAAGGACGTCGCGACCGCGGCGCGCTGGTTCGGGCTGCTCGACGACACCACGGCGTCGGGCTACTCGGGCAAGGACCAGGCACTGAACGAGGGCAGGGGAGGGCTGGCGCCGTGAGCGAGACCACCGTCCGCGCGACGACGGGCCCGCTGCTCGATGGGCTCGCCGCAGGCTCGGCCGAGGCCCCGGGCCGGGCCGCGCTGATCGGCTACCTCCCGGTCGGCTACCCCGACGTACCCGGCTCGGTCGAGGCCGTGCGCACGCTGATCGACGCGGGCGCCGACGTGATCGAGCTCGGCATGCCGTACACGGACCCGGTGCTCGACGGCCCGCTGATCCAGCAGGCGGTCGGCCACGCGCTCGCGCAGGGGACCCGAGTGACGGACACGCTGCACGCGCTCGAGCAGGTCGCGGGACGCGGCGCACCGGTGCTCGTCATGACGTACTGGAACCTCGTGCTGCGCTACGGCGTCGAGGCGTTCGCCCGGGACCTCGCGTCCGCCGGGGGCGCCGGGCTCATCACGCCCGACCTGATCCCCGACGAGGCGGCCGACTGGAGGGCGGCGTCGCAGGCGCACGACCTCGACCGCGTGTTCCTCGTCGCGCCGAGCTCGACGCCCGAGCGGCTCGCCGCGACCGTCGGGGCGTCGCGCGGCTTCGTGTACGCGGCCTCGACGATGGGCGTCACCGGCGTGCGGGCGAGCGTCGGCTCGCAGGCCGAGCGGCTCGTCGCGGACACCCGAGCCGCGGGCGCCCGGCGCGTGTGCGTCGGTCTCGGGGTGTCGACCGCGGAGCAGGCCGCCGAGGTCGCGCGCTACGCCGACGGGGTGATCGTCGGGTCGGCCTTCGTCCGTCCGCTGGTCGAGGCCCCGGACCTCACCTCCGGCCTCGACGCGCTCGCCCGCGTCACGTCGACGATCGCGGCCGGGGTGCGCGGGGCGCGCGCGTGACGTCAGTCGCGTCGGTGCTCGCCGCGGTCCCCGCGTCGGTGCTCCCCGCGTCGATCCCGAGCCCGCCGGCGTCCGTCTGGTA
The Cellulomonas sp. NS3 DNA segment above includes these coding regions:
- the trpB gene encoding tryptophan synthase subunit beta, which codes for MAVAGPLSTHQGPYFGDFGGRFVPEALIAALDELDTAYHKAVADPAFGAELARLHKTYTGRPSPLTEVPRFARHIGQGVRVFLKREDLNHTGSHKINNVLGQALLVKRMGKTRVIAETGAGQHGVATATAAALMDLECTVYMGEEDTQRQALNVARMRLLGAEVVPVTIGARTLKDAINEALRDWVANVDTTHYLLGTVTGPHPFPEMVRDFHKVIGEEAKLQLADEIGRLPDAVAACVGGGSNAMGIFNAFLDDPGVRLFGFEAGGEGVDSGRHASRFNGGTPGVLHGAKSYLLQDEDGQTLPSHSISAGLDYPSVGPEHSWLHDIGRAEYRPVTDVEAMDAFRVLCRTEGIIPAIESAHALAGAIKLGQEARGWDVPDGADPVILVNLSGRGDKDVATAARWFGLLDDTTASGYSGKDQALNEGRGGLAP
- the trpA gene encoding tryptophan synthase subunit alpha, with amino-acid sequence MSETTVRATTGPLLDGLAAGSAEAPGRAALIGYLPVGYPDVPGSVEAVRTLIDAGADVIELGMPYTDPVLDGPLIQQAVGHALAQGTRVTDTLHALEQVAGRGAPVLVMTYWNLVLRYGVEAFARDLASAGGAGLITPDLIPDEAADWRAASQAHDLDRVFLVAPSSTPERLAATVGASRGFVYAASTMGVTGVRASVGSQAERLVADTRAAGARRVCVGLGVSTAEQAAEVARYADGVIVGSAFVRPLVEAPDLTSGLDALARVTSTIAAGVRGARA